The following are encoded in a window of Pongo abelii isolate AG06213 chromosome 14, NHGRI_mPonAbe1-v2.0_pri, whole genome shotgun sequence genomic DNA:
- the LOC100452499 gene encoding protein POLR1D, which translates to MEEDQELERKAIEELLKEAKRGKTRAETMGPMGWMKCPLASTNKRFLINTIKNTLPSHKEQDHEQKEGDKEPAKSQAQKEENPKKHRSHPYKHSFRARGSASYSPPRKRSSQDKYEKRSNRR; encoded by the exons GAAAGCAATAGAAGAACTGCTTAAGGAGGCAAAACGTGGGAAAACTAGAGCTGAAACAATGGGACCCATGGGTTG gatGAAGTGTCCTCTTGCTAGCACCAATAAAAGATTTCTAATTAACACAATTAAAAACACATTGCCCTCTCATAAAGAGCAAGACCATGAACAAAAAGAGGGCGATAAGGAACCAGCGAAGAGCCAGgcccaaaaagaagaaaacccgAAGAAACACAGAAGCCATCCTTACAAGCACAGCTTCCGCGCTCGAGGTTCCGCCAGTTACTCCCCGCCACGAAAGCGGAGCAGCCAGGACAAGTACGAAAAGCGGTCCAACCGGCGGTGA